A stretch of the Aminipila terrae genome encodes the following:
- a CDS encoding acyl-CoA thioesterase encodes MKKYETEIRVIYADTDAMGIVYHTNYIKWFEAGRNEFLRQIGYPYSRMEKEGIWLPVAAVNCIYKSPGKYDDVLLIKSWVKELGAATVVMAYEIFRKETGELLVTGTTKHAITSPELKPVRLKKVNPALFERLSEDL; translated from the coding sequence ATGAAAAAATATGAAACTGAGATAAGAGTAATATATGCAGACACAGATGCTATGGGCATTGTTTATCATACAAATTATATAAAATGGTTTGAAGCTGGAAGAAATGAATTCCTAAGACAGATTGGATACCCTTATTCCAGAATGGAGAAAGAGGGCATCTGGTTACCTGTTGCAGCAGTAAACTGTATATACAAATCTCCGGGAAAGTATGATGATGTATTATTAATTAAATCCTGGGTTAAAGAATTAGGGGCAGCAACAGTGGTCATGGCTTATGAGATTTTTAGAAAAGAGACAGGTGAATTACTGGTAACAGGAACAACCAAGCATGCAATCACTTCGCCGGAATTAAAACCTGTCAGATTGAAGAAAGTGAATCCGGCACTATTTGAACGATTATCGGAGGATTTGTAG